In Cellvibrio polysaccharolyticus, a genomic segment contains:
- a CDS encoding ABC transporter substrate-binding protein gives MPFYSKILTLLLASVVSFTASAETIRVALGTQDTTINCAAGGLVIRELKLLEKHLPRTGKYENVTYDIQWKNFTSGAPLTNEMVAGKLDFGSMADFPGSFNGVAFQEAGKKSLFINVLSGSIKGSGNGIVVPASSQVQSLAELKGKTISVPFASTAHGVLLRAIRDQGWDPEKDVRIIAQAPEIAGSALKSNRIDAHANFVPFADLFPNRGFARKIFDGSQTNAPTFHGSLVDAAYAEKYPEIVVAYIQATLEANQLLAAEPEKYSELIEKVTGIEAEVNYLFHGPLGLQTRDLTWKPEYRQATQTAIDTLRSMKRTQSDLDAEKFITDKYVRAAFAASGIDYEAALKNYEQLPLTAKDHTTGVAITDTKRVAQIWVKDEPLVRHYSSPEAAFTALKALEEEGKAIRAVYAQAFDSGIKLLATQAWFVADEQGQLKAFLLKGQAEEHAAKAGGKVLDFPSANQQG, from the coding sequence ATGCCTTTTTATTCGAAAATTTTAACACTGCTATTAGCATCTGTAGTCAGCTTTACCGCGTCTGCCGAGACCATCCGCGTTGCCCTTGGTACACAGGACACCACCATCAACTGCGCCGCCGGTGGTTTGGTTATTCGTGAACTGAAACTGCTCGAAAAGCATTTGCCGCGCACCGGTAAATACGAAAATGTTACCTACGACATTCAGTGGAAAAACTTTACCAGCGGCGCCCCGCTGACCAATGAAATGGTCGCCGGTAAATTGGATTTTGGCTCCATGGCTGACTTCCCCGGCTCCTTTAATGGCGTTGCCTTTCAGGAAGCAGGCAAGAAAAGTTTGTTTATCAACGTGCTCTCCGGCAGCATCAAGGGCAGCGGTAACGGCATTGTCGTGCCAGCCAGTTCGCAGGTGCAGTCACTGGCAGAGCTGAAAGGCAAAACCATTTCAGTACCCTTCGCGTCTACGGCGCATGGTGTGTTGCTACGCGCAATTCGTGACCAGGGCTGGGACCCGGAAAAAGATGTACGCATTATTGCCCAGGCTCCGGAAATCGCTGGCTCGGCGCTGAAAAGCAATCGCATTGATGCACACGCCAACTTTGTGCCCTTTGCTGATCTTTTCCCCAACCGCGGCTTCGCCAGAAAAATTTTCGACGGTTCACAAACCAATGCACCGACCTTCCATGGCAGCCTGGTTGATGCCGCTTATGCGGAAAAATATCCGGAGATTGTCGTTGCCTATATTCAGGCAACCCTGGAGGCCAACCAATTACTGGCAGCAGAGCCGGAAAAATATAGCGAGCTGATTGAAAAAGTTACCGGTATTGAAGCGGAAGTAAATTACCTCTTCCACGGCCCGCTGGGATTGCAAACTCGTGATCTGACCTGGAAACCGGAATATCGCCAGGCAACCCAAACAGCCATCGACACCTTAAGAAGCATGAAACGCACCCAAAGCGATCTGGACGCAGAGAAATTTATTACCGATAAATACGTTCGCGCCGCCTTTGCGGCATCCGGTATTGATTACGAAGCCGCCTTGAAAAATTATGAGCAATTGCCACTCACGGCCAAAGATCACACGACCGGAGTAGCCATCACTGATACCAAACGTGTAGCGCAAATCTGGGTAAAAGATGAACCGCTGGTGCGTCATTACAGCTCACCGGAAGCTGCTTTCACCGCGTTGAAAGCACTGGAAGAAGAAGGCAAGGCTATACGCGCGGTTTACGCTCAGGCATTTGATAGTGGTATCAAACTGCTGGCAACCCAGGCCTGGTTTGTGGCGGATGAGCAAGGGCAATTGAAAGCATTTTTGTTGAAAGGCCAGGCTGAAGAACATGCAGCAAAAGCTGGTGGCAAAGTGCTGGACTTCCCGTCGGCCAACCAGCAGGGATAA
- a CDS encoding TonB-dependent receptor, protein MPRLHTPASHLSARCVTRPFKLPFLPAALFLALFGNTALAQQPAASEAEPVETMIVIGRAAAMALDTAAPAANRLGLTHRETPATLDVLTQERMQIEGLRTSVEALNAAPGVNSGTLPGSVGVSSMRGFTSTAIAYLFDGVRVTGSNSAIRNFDTFNFERVEILKGPASVLYGEGALAGAINLVPKRAYLNEWSGAALISGGSFDTFRAGVGGNIPLNDIMALRTDVSMSQSDGWADDTDSKTTAITNSLLIKPSERLTINLFLDYFKDESTTPYFGSTLVPLSAARDPVNLVSNNQGLVVDRATIRTNYNVDDGLMDSESWQLRSRANYQLDSQWSLVGEVAGYTADRLWKNVEDVAFNSSTGLLNRSTTRIAHDHDYWSARGWAAFDGDIAGRRTRFTLGAEYSDTSFGTSRRFGTTTAVDRFHPQRGLFPALTEANFPGSGSRVEWQSDSTTEAVFMEAAHYLTQGWQLVGGLRYERVDLDRETLDLNTGALANYGQDYDPLSWRLGSVFDVTPRTHLYAQFSHAVTPVSSFLFLNSTNAQFDLSSGDAFELGVKTSFWNERADLTAAVYHITQDDILTRDPLNPAMTVQGGSQESYGVELSFSAAFTDQFRIDANTALLHTEFTKLLEAGGANREGNRPSNVPEQLFNISAYYSLLSLPVTFGTTVRHNGDFYTNNANTYRVDGHTLLDAQISWQTAYGLLTLRGRNLTDELYADWSGYGATQLYLGAPRSVDLTMSHKF, encoded by the coding sequence ATGCCACGTTTGCACACGCCAGCATCACACCTCTCTGCCCGATGTGTTACCCGCCCTTTTAAATTGCCCTTTTTACCGGCGGCGCTTTTTCTGGCGTTATTTGGCAACACGGCGTTGGCACAACAACCTGCGGCGAGCGAAGCTGAACCGGTTGAGACAATGATTGTAATCGGGCGTGCTGCGGCCATGGCACTCGACACAGCAGCCCCGGCTGCCAACCGCCTTGGACTGACCCATCGCGAAACCCCGGCAACCCTCGATGTATTAACCCAGGAGCGGATGCAAATTGAAGGGCTGCGCACCTCGGTGGAAGCCCTGAACGCCGCGCCGGGTGTGAACAGCGGCACCCTGCCCGGCTCGGTGGGCGTGTCGTCGATGCGCGGCTTTACCAGTACTGCCATCGCCTATTTGTTTGATGGCGTGCGTGTTACCGGCTCCAACAGCGCCATTCGCAATTTCGATACTTTCAATTTCGAACGGGTAGAAATTCTTAAAGGCCCGGCGTCGGTACTCTATGGCGAAGGCGCATTGGCTGGTGCTATCAACCTGGTGCCCAAGCGCGCGTATTTGAATGAGTGGTCGGGCGCGGCGCTGATCAGCGGCGGCTCTTTCGATACCTTTCGCGCCGGTGTGGGCGGCAATATTCCGCTGAATGACATCATGGCCCTGCGCACCGATGTGAGCATGAGCCAAAGCGATGGCTGGGCCGATGACACCGACAGCAAAACCACCGCCATTACCAACTCACTGTTAATCAAGCCCAGTGAGCGCCTGACGATTAATCTGTTTCTCGATTACTTCAAAGACGAATCCACCACACCGTATTTCGGTTCTACCCTGGTGCCCTTGTCGGCTGCCCGAGATCCGGTGAATCTGGTCAGCAATAACCAGGGGCTGGTGGTAGATCGCGCCACCATTCGCACCAACTACAACGTGGACGACGGCCTGATGGATTCCGAATCCTGGCAATTGCGCAGCCGTGCCAATTATCAATTGGATTCACAGTGGAGCCTGGTGGGTGAAGTCGCCGGTTACACCGCCGATCGCTTGTGGAAAAACGTAGAAGACGTGGCCTTTAATAGCAGCACCGGTTTGTTAAACCGCAGTACCACGCGCATCGCGCACGATCACGATTACTGGTCAGCACGCGGTTGGGCAGCCTTCGACGGCGACATTGCCGGGCGTCGCACCCGTTTTACCCTGGGAGCGGAGTACAGCGATACCTCGTTTGGTACCTCACGACGTTTTGGCACCACCACAGCGGTTGACCGCTTTCATCCGCAACGCGGTTTATTCCCGGCATTAACCGAGGCAAACTTTCCTGGCAGCGGCAGCCGTGTGGAATGGCAAAGCGATTCCACTACCGAAGCGGTTTTTATGGAAGCGGCGCATTACCTGACACAAGGCTGGCAACTGGTTGGTGGTTTACGCTACGAGCGGGTTGATCTGGATCGCGAAACACTGGATTTAAATACCGGTGCCTTGGCCAATTACGGGCAGGATTACGACCCGCTTTCCTGGCGATTGGGCAGCGTGTTTGATGTAACGCCGCGCACGCATTTGTATGCGCAGTTCAGCCACGCGGTGACACCGGTTTCCAGTTTTTTATTTTTAAACAGCACCAACGCTCAGTTTGATTTAAGTTCCGGCGATGCCTTTGAGCTGGGCGTGAAAACCAGTTTCTGGAATGAACGCGCTGATTTAACGGCAGCGGTTTATCACATTACCCAGGACGATATTCTCACCCGCGATCCACTGAATCCGGCGATGACGGTGCAAGGTGGTAGTCAGGAATCTTACGGCGTGGAGTTATCATTCTCGGCTGCCTTTACCGATCAATTCAGAATTGACGCTAACACCGCTTTATTGCATACCGAATTTACCAAACTGCTGGAAGCCGGTGGCGCCAACCGCGAGGGCAATCGCCCATCCAATGTGCCGGAGCAGCTGTTTAACATCAGCGCTTATTACAGTTTGCTGAGTCTGCCAGTGACTTTCGGCACCACGGTGCGTCACAATGGCGACTTTTATACCAACAATGCCAATACGTATCGGGTAGATGGCCATACCTTGTTGGATGCACAAATCAGCTGGCAAACCGCTTACGGGTTATTGACCTTGCGAGGCCGTAATTTAACCGATGAGCTTTACGCGGACTGGTCAGGTTATGGAGCTACCCAGTTGTACCTGGGCGCACCGCGCAGTGTGGATTTGACGATGAGTCATAAATTTTAA
- a CDS encoding 4Fe-4S dicluster domain-containing protein codes for MAQRAQDIFFRSSAPVTVDEDKCIAHKGCTVCVDVCPMDLLAIDPVTQKAFMQFDECWYCMPCETDCPTGAVKVEIPYLLR; via the coding sequence ATGGCACAACGAGCACAGGATATTTTTTTTCGCAGCAGCGCACCGGTAACCGTAGATGAAGACAAGTGCATAGCCCACAAAGGCTGCACAGTTTGCGTTGACGTTTGCCCGATGGACCTGCTGGCAATTGACCCGGTAACGCAAAAAGCGTTTATGCAGTTTGACGAATGCTGGTACTGCATGCCTTGCGAAACCGATTGCCCAACTGGCGCAGTGAAGGTAGAAATTCCTTATTTGCTTCGCTAA
- a CDS encoding AAA family ATPase, whose amino-acid sequence MKIESVRIQNFRTFKDETIFFDDYSCFVGPNGSGKSTVMNALNVFFRQYKDSKTDLSKLSIDDFHHKNVKEPISITVTFKDLSAQAKHDLSDYVRQERLVVTAKAEFDEGTERAEVKQFGNRLGMTEFKVWFEAEKSKQSVSELKQIFANLQSKWPDIKKATAKADMANSLNDFESSHPEQCSLIPSEDQFYGVSKGANRLAPHLQWVFVSASKDFSEEAEESKNSALGQLLSRAIRAKVNFSEKVSGLRDGLRKSYQTMLEEEQSILSAISESLESKLKLWSNPSATAKVLWKNDAEKSIKIEEPLAHIKIGEKGFESELARFGHGMQRSYLLTLLQELADIDDGNAPTLVMAIEEPELYQHPPQARYLSEVLQDLANENSQIIVCSHSPYFIPGDDFHNVRLVRELGSPSCSNVTSLTYAELAKELTDAGEKAVKETGMIAKLYPTLRPEISEMFFSRKLILVEGIEDVAYLTSYIQLMGRLSDFRRSGYHIIPVGGKNELLKPLAIAKLLKIEVFVVCDADTDKTREDEINKHKKDNAAILYLLGHDVAENWPEADIRKSNLRMWKTNITDTVGPEFGEDWKTHEDKAALYYGNAGGLKKNPLAVSRALESAWNAGLKSTTLQELVVRLLAPKPQEANKSMQPTADAAAD is encoded by the coding sequence ATGAAAATAGAATCAGTACGAATTCAGAATTTCCGAACTTTCAAGGACGAAACAATATTCTTTGATGATTACAGTTGTTTCGTTGGACCAAACGGTTCCGGAAAATCCACAGTAATGAATGCACTTAACGTGTTCTTCCGTCAATACAAGGACAGTAAAACTGATTTAAGTAAGCTCTCGATTGACGACTTTCATCATAAAAATGTGAAGGAACCAATTTCAATAACGGTCACATTTAAAGATCTATCTGCTCAAGCTAAACATGATCTTTCTGATTATGTTCGGCAAGAACGTTTAGTTGTCACAGCCAAGGCAGAGTTTGACGAAGGCACGGAAAGAGCAGAGGTGAAGCAATTTGGTAACCGCCTTGGAATGACTGAGTTCAAGGTATGGTTCGAAGCTGAAAAGTCCAAACAATCTGTCTCAGAATTAAAGCAAATTTTCGCAAATTTACAGTCAAAATGGCCGGATATCAAAAAAGCTACCGCAAAAGCCGATATGGCTAATTCACTTAATGATTTTGAATCATCGCACCCTGAGCAATGTAGTTTAATTCCAAGTGAAGATCAGTTCTATGGTGTATCTAAAGGAGCTAACCGACTTGCACCTCACTTGCAATGGGTTTTTGTGTCGGCTTCTAAGGATTTTTCTGAAGAGGCGGAGGAAAGCAAGAACTCAGCTCTTGGACAACTGCTTTCAAGAGCAATTCGGGCTAAAGTTAATTTCTCAGAAAAAGTATCAGGCCTTAGAGATGGTTTAAGGAAAAGCTATCAAACAATGCTGGAAGAGGAGCAGAGTATTCTTTCGGCTATTTCTGAATCGCTGGAAAGTAAGTTAAAGCTGTGGTCAAATCCAAGTGCGACGGCAAAAGTTCTTTGGAAGAATGATGCAGAAAAATCAATAAAGATAGAAGAGCCGCTTGCTCATATTAAAATAGGTGAGAAAGGATTCGAAAGTGAGCTGGCTCGTTTTGGTCATGGCATGCAAAGGTCATATCTTCTGACCCTTTTACAAGAGCTAGCTGATATTGATGATGGAAATGCGCCGACACTCGTGATGGCAATTGAAGAACCTGAGCTATATCAACATCCTCCACAAGCACGTTATTTGTCTGAGGTTTTGCAAGATTTAGCCAATGAAAATTCACAAATAATTGTTTGTTCACATAGTCCGTACTTTATCCCCGGAGATGATTTTCACAACGTTCGTTTGGTGAGGGAGCTAGGTTCTCCATCATGCTCAAATGTTACTTCGCTAACTTATGCTGAACTGGCAAAGGAACTTACCGATGCTGGTGAAAAGGCGGTTAAAGAAACGGGAATGATTGCAAAGCTATACCCTACCTTACGGCCAGAAATCAGCGAAATGTTTTTTAGTCGAAAGCTAATATTGGTTGAAGGTATAGAAGATGTTGCCTATTTAACCTCCTATATTCAGCTTATGGGTAGGCTTTCAGATTTTAGACGTTCTGGTTATCACATTATTCCTGTGGGTGGAAAAAATGAATTGCTAAAGCCTTTGGCTATAGCAAAGTTATTGAAAATTGAAGTATTCGTCGTCTGTGACGCAGATACAGACAAAACGAGAGAAGATGAAATCAATAAGCATAAAAAAGATAATGCGGCAATCTTATACTTGTTAGGTCACGATGTGGCAGAAAACTGGCCTGAGGCAGATATTAGAAAGTCCAATTTGAGAATGTGGAAGACAAATATCACGGATACTGTGGGTCCAGAGTTTGGTGAGGATTGGAAGACGCATGAAGATAAAGCTGCTTTATATTATGGGAATGCAGGTGGATTAAAGAAAAACCCTCTGGCTGTTTCTCGTGCACTGGAATCTGCATGGAATGCAGGCTTAAAATCCACAACGTTACAGGAATTAGTTGTTAGGCTCCTTGCTCCTAAACCACAAGAAGCTAACAAGTCAATGCAGCCGACTGCTGACGCAGCGGCTGATTGA
- a CDS encoding PepSY-associated TM helix domain-containing protein: MKTENTTERLPSLYRSIWRWHFYAGLVVAPFMLILAVTGAIYLFNDEINDLLYSEQRFVNEQLPAKPASELITAALNYYPGSTATRIDMPTTPERTATVFVTLENGEAWRVYVDPGTAEALGSYVYTKTLVGFADVFHGSLLLGDVGDAVVELMACWGLVLIVTGLYLWWPRKGSGLLGTLLPRFNVRGRKAWREWHSVTGFWTSALLAFLIITGLPWATVWGGFLREGTDALDIGYPASHRMHGAAPTAETLQQALGDAPWTLENEPMPESHVHHSDASEPDPHADHHGGGHGVSSEHLAMGIGVDRATEIFAQQGLSNDYRLFLPKNPQGIYTAYTYPDQPQGQRTIHLDQYTGKVLGDVSFADYGWAAQAIELGVQLHMGNYFGRLNQLLMLFACLGAIALSITGPIMWWKRRPKGQLAAPKPLAPIQMRNIAWITLGFMLLFPLAGISLVVILIGEKMIGLIRNITKPS, encoded by the coding sequence ATGAAAACAGAAAATACCACCGAGCGACTTCCGTCTTTATACCGTTCCATCTGGCGCTGGCATTTTTATGCCGGGCTGGTGGTTGCGCCGTTTATGCTGATTCTCGCCGTCACCGGTGCTATTTATTTATTCAACGATGAAATTAATGATTTGCTGTATAGCGAACAGCGTTTCGTTAACGAGCAACTGCCCGCAAAACCTGCCAGTGAGCTGATTACCGCCGCGCTGAATTATTATCCCGGCAGTACTGCGACTCGTATTGATATGCCGACAACACCGGAACGCACAGCCACGGTATTTGTCACCCTGGAAAATGGCGAGGCGTGGCGAGTGTATGTTGACCCGGGCACCGCAGAAGCGCTTGGCTCATATGTCTATACAAAAACCCTGGTCGGTTTTGCCGATGTTTTTCACGGCTCGCTGTTGCTGGGCGATGTGGGCGACGCGGTTGTAGAGTTGATGGCCTGCTGGGGGCTGGTGCTGATTGTTACCGGTTTGTATTTATGGTGGCCGCGCAAAGGTTCCGGTTTATTGGGTACCTTGTTGCCGCGTTTTAATGTGCGCGGGCGTAAGGCCTGGCGGGAATGGCACAGCGTAACCGGCTTCTGGACATCTGCCCTGCTGGCCTTTTTGATTATTACCGGCTTACCCTGGGCCACCGTGTGGGGCGGTTTTTTACGGGAAGGAACCGATGCACTGGATATTGGCTACCCCGCCAGCCACCGTATGCACGGCGCAGCGCCAACCGCAGAAACCTTACAACAGGCGCTGGGCGATGCGCCCTGGACATTGGAAAACGAGCCTATGCCCGAATCCCATGTGCATCATTCCGATGCATCGGAGCCTGACCCGCATGCCGATCACCACGGCGGTGGACACGGTGTTTCCAGTGAACATTTGGCCATGGGTATTGGTGTAGACCGCGCTACAGAAATTTTTGCACAACAGGGTTTGAGCAACGATTATCGATTGTTCCTGCCGAAAAATCCGCAAGGCATTTACACCGCTTACACCTACCCGGATCAACCACAAGGCCAGCGCACCATTCACCTGGATCAATACACCGGCAAGGTGCTGGGCGATGTGAGCTTTGCCGATTACGGCTGGGCAGCCCAGGCGATTGAGCTGGGTGTGCAGTTACATATGGGTAATTACTTTGGCCGATTGAATCAGTTGCTTATGTTATTCGCCTGCCTGGGCGCCATTGCACTGTCTATCACCGGGCCAATAATGTGGTGGAAGCGCCGCCCCAAAGGCCAACTCGCCGCCCCCAAACCTCTCGCCCCCATTCAAATGCGCAACATCGCCTGGATAACACTGGGCTTTATGTTGCTATTCCCGCTGGCGGGGATATCGCTGGTGGTTATTCTGATCGGGGAAAAAATGATTGGACTGATCCGCAACATCACCAAACCCTCCTGA
- a CDS encoding GntR family transcriptional regulator: protein MSKAKSPKLIPLSPVPLYNQLKEILRGQILDGTWPPLSRMPSENELGQRFDVSRITVRQALNDLQKEGLIFKIHGKGTFVAKPKAFQNVSTLQGLAESLGRQGYEVINRLISFKTVAASSQVAQRLKIKEGSPVSEIKRLRLVNREPVSLEVTWLPLDIGQQLEKADLVTRDIFLILENDCGYNLGHAELAIDAILAESELTRLLKIEEGSPIMRIERLTHTDDGTPIDYEYLYYRGDAFQYRLRIDRHRTDSGEKS from the coding sequence ATGTCGAAGGCTAAATCGCCCAAACTGATTCCTCTGTCTCCGGTTCCGCTGTACAACCAGCTGAAGGAAATTTTGCGTGGGCAAATTCTGGATGGTACCTGGCCGCCACTTAGCCGGATGCCGTCGGAGAATGAATTGGGGCAGCGTTTTGACGTTAGCAGAATCACGGTGCGTCAGGCGTTGAACGATTTGCAGAAGGAAGGGCTGATTTTCAAGATCCATGGCAAGGGTACTTTTGTTGCCAAGCCCAAGGCATTTCAGAACGTCAGCACCCTGCAAGGCCTGGCGGAATCGCTGGGGCGGCAGGGCTACGAAGTTATTAACCGTTTGATCAGTTTTAAAACCGTTGCTGCCAGCAGTCAGGTAGCGCAACGGTTGAAAATCAAGGAAGGCAGCCCGGTTAGCGAGATAAAACGGCTGCGCCTGGTCAACCGCGAACCTGTGTCATTGGAGGTAACCTGGTTACCGCTGGACATTGGCCAGCAACTGGAAAAGGCCGACCTGGTTACCCGCGATATTTTTCTGATTCTGGAAAACGATTGCGGTTACAACCTCGGCCATGCCGAACTGGCGATTGACGCCATTCTCGCAGAAAGCGAATTGACCCGTTTGTTAAAAATAGAAGAAGGCTCGCCCATCATGCGCATCGAGCGGTTAACCCATACCGACGACGGCACACCGATTGATTACGAGTACCTTTATTACCGTGGCGATGCCTTTCAGTACCGTTTACGTATTGATCGTCATCGTACCGACTCTGGAGAAAAGTCATGA
- a CDS encoding ABC transporter permease — translation MRLVNYFINQWKRLALQTGALLACLLFWQVASTTKLNLGFITFTYVPTPTAVLDAAWHLFTSNKLLPHLGSSLARVFSGYFAAVIVGIALGLVIGRSRVVEALLLPPLEVLRPIPAVAWIPLAILMFPSSEVSMIFITFTGALFPVLLNTIHGVEAVDKRLIASAKSLGASPFAILHEVILPGAAPSIITGLTIGMGTSWFCLVTAEMISGQWGIGYYTWESYVIQNYADIVVGMLLIGVLGMGCSLLVRLAGNFFIPWYYLRRNV, via the coding sequence ATGCGTTTGGTCAACTATTTTATCAACCAGTGGAAACGCCTTGCCTTGCAGACCGGTGCGCTACTTGCTTGCCTGCTGTTCTGGCAAGTAGCGTCTACAACGAAATTGAATCTGGGCTTCATTACTTTTACCTATGTGCCCACGCCAACCGCTGTGCTTGATGCAGCCTGGCATTTGTTTACCTCCAACAAACTGCTGCCGCACCTCGGCAGCAGTTTGGCACGGGTATTTTCCGGGTATTTTGCGGCAGTCATTGTCGGGATTGCCCTGGGGTTAGTGATTGGGCGTTCACGCGTGGTTGAAGCATTATTACTGCCACCGCTGGAAGTCTTGCGCCCTATTCCCGCCGTTGCCTGGATTCCGCTGGCAATTCTGATGTTTCCATCCTCCGAAGTATCGATGATTTTTATCACGTTTACCGGCGCACTTTTTCCGGTGTTGCTGAATACCATTCACGGGGTGGAAGCGGTAGACAAACGCTTGATCGCTTCGGCAAAAAGTTTGGGAGCTTCACCATTTGCCATTTTGCACGAAGTGATTTTACCCGGCGCTGCGCCGAGCATTATCACCGGTTTGACCATTGGCATGGGCACCTCCTGGTTTTGCCTGGTAACCGCTGAAATGATTTCCGGCCAATGGGGTATTGGTTATTACACCTGGGAATCCTATGTGATTCAAAACTACGCCGATATTGTGGTAGGTATGTTGTTGATTGGTGTGCTGGGCATGGGGTGCAGTTTGCTGGTGCGTCTCGCCGGTAACTTTTTCATTCCCTGGTATTACCTGCGGAGAAATGTGTAA
- a CDS encoding fumarate reductase/succinate dehydrogenase flavoprotein subunit, producing MTAHINTVEQEYDIVVIGGGTAGPMAAIKAKERNPALRILLIDKANVKRSGAISMGMDGLNNAVIPGHATPEQYTKEITIANDGVVNQKTVYAYAQNSFKTIEQLDRWGVKFEKDETGDYAVKKVHHMGSYVLPMPEGHDIKKVLYRQLKRARIAITNRIVCTRVLTDSEGAACGVVGFDCRSGDFHILRAKAVILCCGAAGRLGLPASGYLMGTYENPTNAGDGYAMAYHAGAELANLECFQINPLIKDYNGPACAYVTGPLGGYTANNKGERFIECDYWSGQMMWEFYQELEGGNGPVFLKLDHLAEETIQNIETILHSNERPSRGQFHANRNTDYRKDMVEMHISEIGFCSGHSASGVWVNEKAETSVKGLYSAGDMAAVPHNYMLGAFTYGWFAGENAADYVSEREFSELDQQKIEQEKQRVYAPLLREEGLPPAQVEYKLRRFVNDYLQPPKVTKKMEIGLTRFHAIEEDIEQIKANNPHELMRAMEVSFIRDCAEMAARASLYRKESRWGLYHHRVDYPERNDAEWFYHCHLKKDAHGNMVSFKKDVEPYLIPLNESEQDAYQHLRLKAANG from the coding sequence ATGACCGCTCACATTAACACCGTGGAGCAAGAGTACGACATCGTGGTGATTGGCGGTGGCACTGCCGGGCCGATGGCTGCCATCAAAGCGAAAGAACGCAACCCGGCGTTGCGTATTTTGCTGATTGATAAAGCCAACGTAAAACGCTCCGGCGCTATCAGCATGGGCATGGACGGTTTGAATAATGCCGTTATTCCCGGCCATGCCACGCCCGAGCAATACACCAAGGAAATCACCATTGCCAACGATGGCGTGGTGAACCAGAAAACCGTCTACGCCTATGCGCAAAACAGTTTTAAAACTATCGAGCAACTGGATCGCTGGGGCGTCAAGTTTGAAAAAGACGAAACCGGTGATTATGCAGTCAAGAAAGTGCATCACATGGGTTCCTACGTGTTGCCCATGCCGGAAGGGCACGATATTAAAAAAGTGCTCTACCGCCAATTGAAACGCGCACGCATTGCCATTACCAACCGCATTGTTTGTACGCGGGTGTTAACCGATAGCGAAGGTGCCGCTTGTGGCGTAGTCGGATTTGATTGTCGTAGTGGTGACTTTCATATTCTGCGCGCAAAGGCGGTCATTCTCTGCTGTGGTGCGGCGGGTCGTTTGGGTTTACCCGCATCCGGTTATTTGATGGGCACTTACGAAAACCCGACCAATGCCGGTGACGGTTATGCGATGGCGTACCACGCCGGTGCCGAGCTGGCGAACCTGGAATGTTTTCAAATCAATCCGTTGATTAAAGACTACAACGGCCCGGCTTGCGCCTATGTGACCGGTCCGCTGGGTGGCTATACCGCCAATAACAAAGGTGAACGCTTTATTGAGTGCGATTACTGGAGTGGGCAAATGATGTGGGAGTTCTATCAGGAACTCGAGGGCGGCAATGGCCCGGTGTTTCTGAAACTGGATCACCTCGCGGAAGAAACCATCCAGAACATTGAAACTATTTTGCACAGTAACGAGCGCCCCAGTCGCGGCCAGTTCCACGCCAATCGCAACACGGATTACCGCAAAGACATGGTGGAAATGCATATCTCCGAAATCGGTTTTTGTTCCGGTCACAGTGCTTCCGGCGTGTGGGTGAACGAGAAAGCTGAAACCTCGGTAAAGGGGTTGTATTCAGCAGGTGACATGGCGGCAGTGCCGCACAATTACATGCTCGGTGCCTTTACCTATGGCTGGTTCGCCGGTGAAAACGCCGCGGATTATGTTAGCGAGCGGGAATTTTCAGAACTGGATCAACAGAAAATTGAACAGGAAAAACAGCGCGTTTATGCCCCGCTGTTGCGCGAAGAAGGCTTACCTCCCGCGCAGGTGGAGTACAAATTACGCCGTTTTGTAAATGATTATTTACAGCCGCCCAAAGTGACTAAAAAAATGGAAATCGGCCTGACCCGTTTCCATGCCATTGAAGAGGATATTGAACAAATCAAAGCTAACAACCCGCATGAATTAATGCGAGCCATGGAAGTGAGCTTTATTCGTGACTGTGCCGAGATGGCAGCTCGCGCATCGCTGTACCGCAAGGAAAGCCGATGGGGTTTGTATCACCACCGCGTTGATTACCCGGAGCGTAATGATGCCGAATGGTTTTACCACTGCCACCTGAAAAAAGACGCCCACGGCAATATGGTGAGCTTCAAGAAAGATGTGGAACCTTACCTGATTCCATTGAATGAGTCCGAGCAAGATGCGTATCAGCATTTGCGCCTGAAAGCAGCCAACGGCTGA